One stretch of Nicotiana tabacum cultivar K326 chromosome 18, ASM71507v2, whole genome shotgun sequence DNA includes these proteins:
- the LOC107798512 gene encoding putative protein phosphatase 2C 63 produces MMRLCYRPLERCLGRRSGDGLLWHTELKPHASGDFSMAVVQANSSLEDQSQVLTSPSATYVGVYDGHGGPEASRFVNRHLFPYLHKFQKEQGRLTSEVIKRAFNATEEDFIRLVKQSLPLMPKIASVGSCCLVGAISGSELYVANLGDSRAVLGRRGFDGEKSKVVAERLSTDHNVSCEKVRKEVESLHPDDSSIVVYCRGVWRVKGIIQVSRSIGDAYLKKPELNRDPVFQQYGNPVPLKRAVLTAEPSIVTRKLRPHDLFVIFASDGLWEHLSDEAAVEIVFKNPRAGIAKRLVGAALKEAAKKREMRYKDIKKIEKGIRRHFHDDITVIVIYLDHQKSSFHSKSTVGCITAPVDISSYHSDGVADEPSG; encoded by the exons ATGATGAGATTATGTTATAGGCCATTGGAAAGGTGTTTAGGGAGGCGGAGCGGAGATGGGCTATTGTGGCATACGGAATTGAAGCCGCATGCCTCCGGCGACTTTTCAATGGCGGTGGTTCAGGCTAATTCCTCTCTAGAAGACCAAAGTCAAGTCCTTACTTCTCCTTCGGCTACCTATGTTGGTGTCTATGATGGCCATGGCGGCCCTGAAGCTTCCCGTTTCGTCAATAGACACCTCTTCCCTTATTTGCACA AATTCCAGAAAGAGCAAGGGCGTTTAACATCAGAGGTGATAAAGAGGGCATTTAATGCTACAGAAGAGGATTTTATTCGATTGGTGAAGCAATCATTGCCTTTAATGCCGAAGATTGCTTCAGTTGGGTCATGTTGTTTGGTGGGTGCTATTTCAGGTAGTGAATTATACGTAGCTAATTTAGGAGACTCTAGGGCAGTTCTTGGACGTAGAGGTTTTGATGGGGAGAAAAGTAAAGTGGTTGCAGAAAGGTTATCGACTGATCATAATGTTTCGTGTGAGAAGGTGCGGAAAGAGGTTGAATCACTTCATCCTGATGATTCATCTATAGTGGTATACTGTCGAGGAGTTTGGAGAGTTAAAGGCATAATTCAG GTCTCTAGATCTATTGGAGATGCCTATCTCAAGAAACCTGAGTTAAACAGGGATCCTGTCTTTCAACAATATGGAAATCCTGTTCCTTTGAAGCGGGCTGTACTGACAGCAGAACCTTCTATTGTTACAAGAAAACTTAGACCGCATGACTTATTTGTGATATTTGCTTCTGATGGCCTCTGGGAACACCTAAGCGATGAAGCAGCTGTGGAAATAGTCTTTAAAAACCCAAGAGCT GGAATAGCTAAGAGATTGGTGGGAGCAGCCCTTAAGGAGGCTGCTAAGAAGAGGGAGATGAGGTACAAGGACATAAAGAAGATAGAGAAGGGGATTAGGCGTCATTTCCACGATGACATAACAGTTATAGTGATCTATCTTGATCACCAGAAGAGCTCTTTCCACTCCAAAAGCACTGTTGGCTGTATCACTGCGCCTGTGGACATCTCGTCCTATCATTCAGATGGTGTTGCAGATGAACCAAGTGGTTAA